In the genome of Xanthobacteraceae bacterium, one region contains:
- the ftsA gene encoding cell division protein FtsA, with product MKPIGRRSSVVAALDIGSSKIACIIARLKPERGLEMPHGRSHSVEVIGFGHTRAHGIKAGAVVDIERAEASIRRAVDLAERSAKVEIASVIVAVSGGRLSSESFAASVRVPGMNVESADIARVLEAASLHSVREGRAVLHSLPVGYGIDDMTGIRDPRGMVGETLRVDLHVATADQVALRNLILCVERCHLTVEGLVAAPYAAGLSVLTDDEMEFGTTVLDFGAGTTTVAAFLGGDCVHMDGIAVGGNNVTIDLARGLGTSGGDAERVKTLHGDVIEGSADHTDLIMVPSAGNVARERNAVSRAHVIRIARARIDEILEMLRERMASANILDLTGRKLVLTGGGSRLGGLSELASRIFGASVRIAAPRAIAGLNAAASGPDFAVATGLAVYPQYAGREHFEPRRRMAVQDGNYFQRMQRWIASSF from the coding sequence ATGAAGCCGATCGGAAGGCGCTCGTCGGTTGTCGCTGCGCTCGACATCGGCTCCAGCAAGATCGCCTGCATCATCGCGCGCCTCAAGCCGGAACGCGGCCTGGAAATGCCGCACGGCCGCAGCCATTCGGTGGAAGTGATCGGCTTCGGTCATACCCGCGCGCACGGCATCAAGGCCGGTGCGGTGGTGGACATCGAACGCGCGGAAGCCTCGATCCGCCGCGCCGTCGATCTCGCGGAGCGCTCCGCCAAGGTCGAGATTGCTTCCGTCATCGTTGCCGTTTCCGGCGGACGCCTCAGCAGCGAATCTTTCGCCGCTTCGGTGCGCGTGCCGGGCATGAACGTGGAAAGCGCGGACATCGCGCGCGTGCTGGAAGCGGCTAGCCTGCATTCGGTACGCGAGGGGCGTGCGGTGCTGCATTCGCTCCCCGTGGGCTATGGCATCGACGACATGACCGGAATTCGCGATCCGCGCGGCATGGTCGGCGAAACGCTGCGCGTCGATCTGCATGTCGCGACCGCCGATCAGGTCGCCCTGCGCAATCTCATTCTGTGCGTCGAGCGCTGCCACTTGACCGTCGAAGGACTGGTCGCGGCACCCTATGCAGCGGGGCTTTCCGTCCTCACCGACGATGAGATGGAATTCGGCACCACGGTTCTCGATTTCGGCGCGGGGACGACCACGGTCGCGGCGTTCCTTGGCGGCGATTGCGTGCACATGGATGGCATCGCGGTCGGCGGGAACAACGTCACCATCGACCTCGCACGCGGTCTCGGCACCAGCGGTGGTGATGCGGAGCGCGTGAAGACATTGCACGGCGATGTCATCGAGGGCAGCGCCGATCACACCGATCTCATCATGGTGCCGTCGGCTGGCAACGTCGCGCGCGAGCGCAATGCGGTCAGCCGCGCGCATGTCATCCGCATCGCGCGTGCGCGCATCGACGAAATTCTGGAAATGCTCCGCGAGCGCATGGCGAGCGCCAACATCCTCGATCTCACCGGCCGCAAGCTGGTGCTGACCGGCGGCGGCTCGCGGCTCGGCGGCTTGAGCGAGCTTGCTTCGCGCATCTTCGGTGCATCGGTGCGCATTGCCGCGCCGCGCGCAATCGCAGGCCTGAACGCAGCCGCGTCGGGACCGGATTTCGCCGTGGCCACCGGACTTGCGGTCTATCCGCAATACGCGGGCCGCGAACATTTCGAGCCGCGCCGCCGCATGGCGGTGCAAGACGGAAACTACTTCCAGCGTATGCAGCGCTGGATCGCGAGCAGCTTTTAA
- the murG gene encoding undecaprenyldiphospho-muramoylpentapeptide beta-N-acetylglucosaminyltransferase: MNEGAKAPLILLAAGGTGGHLFPAEALAGVLKQRGYRVDLVTDDRAAAYANKFPAGDLHIVPADTLRGGNPLRLALTFFRLGIGTLRSIFLLLKLKPKAVAGFGGYPTLPPMIAARILFIPTVIHDANAVMGRANRLLAKFSTAIATGYPAAATGALEHKATFTGNPLRPAVAEAAKQDFPVLAGDAPLKLVVFGGSQGARVMSEIVPAAIGNLPDPIRARISLVQQCRQEDLEETRAAYRRMNVAAELAPFFSDLPKRIADAHLVIGRSGASTVSELAAIGRPSILVPLPGALDQDQLANASALAAAGGAIVIRQPDFTSERLATELTALFGDPARLATIAGNAKKAGRLDAAERLADLVSKVAGVAPR, from the coding sequence ATGAACGAAGGCGCGAAAGCGCCGCTCATCCTGCTGGCGGCGGGCGGTACCGGCGGGCATCTGTTCCCTGCGGAAGCGCTCGCTGGCGTGCTGAAACAGCGCGGCTATCGCGTCGATCTCGTTACCGATGATCGCGCCGCAGCTTATGCGAACAAATTTCCGGCAGGCGACCTTCATATCGTTCCCGCAGATACATTGCGCGGTGGAAATCCGTTGCGTCTTGCGTTGACGTTTTTCCGTCTTGGCATCGGCACGCTGCGTTCGATCTTTCTGCTCCTGAAGTTGAAACCGAAGGCGGTCGCGGGGTTCGGCGGCTATCCGACCTTGCCGCCGATGATCGCGGCGCGAATCCTTTTCATTCCCACCGTCATCCACGACGCGAATGCGGTGATGGGACGAGCCAATCGTCTGCTCGCGAAGTTCTCGACCGCGATTGCGACCGGCTATCCCGCTGCCGCAACCGGCGCGCTCGAACACAAGGCGACCTTCACCGGCAATCCGCTGCGTCCAGCGGTCGCGGAAGCGGCAAAGCAGGATTTCCCGGTGCTCGCTGGCGATGCCCCGCTCAAACTCGTCGTGTTCGGCGGCAGCCAAGGGGCGCGGGTGATGAGCGAGATCGTGCCCGCCGCCATCGGCAATTTGCCGGACCCGATCCGCGCGCGCATTTCTCTCGTGCAGCAATGCCGGCAGGAAGACCTCGAAGAAACCCGCGCGGCTTACCGGCGCATGAATGTCGCTGCCGAGCTTGCGCCGTTCTTCTCCGATTTGCCGAAGCGTATCGCGGACGCACATCTCGTGATCGGCCGCTCCGGGGCGAGCACCGTCTCCGAGCTTGCCGCCATCGGGCGTCCGTCGATCCTCGTGCCGCTGCCCGGTGCACTCGACCAGGATCAACTCGCCAATGCTTCCGCGCTGGCGGCGGCGGGCGGCGCCATCGTGATCCGGCAACCCGACTTCACCTCCGAGCGGCTCGCCACCGAACTGACCGCATTGTTCGGCGATCCGGCGCGGCTGGCTACGATTGCCGGTAACGCGAAAAAGGCGGGCCGCCTTGATGCTGCCGAACGGCTTGCCGATCTGGTGTCGAAGGTGGCAGGAGTAGCGCCACGATAA
- a CDS encoding cell division protein FtsQ/DivIB has product MSRRASPDGVLVAASPSRFTLFFRRFLVRASQSRAPRYLETAMLAFVLGGAGFIGAVHGGHMPVVRAFLGEVGDTLANVGGFRVVESEVRGHNRLRRDDILAQAGVTPTTSVAFFNAAYAREQLKKNPWIADAVIRKFYPSRIEIEVTEREAFALWQRDGKLAIVARDGTVLEEVKDRPEKLPLVVGEGAAQAAAEFLAVLERFPEIKKQVYGAVLVAQRRWNLRLVNGVDVRLPEGDVDAALMALTALARDQKILSRDISVIDLRIPGQVVVRMSDAAAGAYDAQRKPAKPKGAS; this is encoded by the coding sequence ATGAGCCGCCGGGCTTCCCCCGACGGCGTGCTTGTCGCTGCGTCTCCTTCGCGCTTCACGCTTTTCTTCCGCCGCTTCCTCGTCCGCGCTTCGCAAAGCCGCGCGCCGCGTTATCTCGAAACCGCAATGCTTGCGTTCGTACTTGGCGGCGCAGGTTTCATCGGTGCCGTGCACGGCGGCCACATGCCGGTGGTGCGCGCGTTCCTCGGCGAAGTGGGCGACACGCTCGCGAACGTCGGCGGCTTCCGTGTTGTCGAGTCGGAAGTGCGCGGACATAACCGTCTGCGCCGCGACGACATTCTCGCGCAGGCGGGCGTAACGCCGACCACGTCGGTCGCATTCTTCAATGCGGCTTACGCGCGCGAGCAACTCAAGAAAAATCCGTGGATCGCCGATGCGGTGATCCGCAAGTTCTATCCCAGCCGTATCGAGATCGAAGTCACCGAGCGCGAGGCATTCGCGCTGTGGCAGCGCGACGGCAAGCTCGCAATCGTGGCGCGCGACGGTACGGTGCTGGAGGAAGTGAAGGACCGCCCCGAAAAGCTTCCGCTGGTCGTGGGCGAGGGCGCAGCGCAGGCGGCGGCGGAATTCCTCGCCGTGCTGGAGCGCTTCCCGGAAATCAAGAAGCAGGTTTACGGCGCGGTGCTGGTTGCGCAGCGGCGCTGGAATCTCCGCCTCGTCAACGGCGTCGATGTGCGCCTGCCCGAAGGCGATGTCGATGCCGCGCTGATGGCATTGACCGCGCTGGCGCGCGACCAGAAAATTCTCTCTCGCGACATCTCGGTGATCGATCTGCGCATCCCCGGTCAGGTCGTGGTGCGCATGTCGGATGCCGCCGCTGGCGCCTATGACGCGCAGCGCAAACCCGCGAAGCCGAAAGGTGCGTCATGA
- a CDS encoding UDP-N-acetylmuramoyl-L-alanine--D-glutamate ligase, whose protein sequence is MTPVTTFRDRTVAVFGLGASGLATCEALRAGSANVIAWDDTPSSVAKAQARNIPTQDLREADWSGISALILAPGVPLTHPVPHWTVGLARNNAVEVIGDIELFCRERRAIAPHASFVAITGTNGKSTTTALIAHILQSAGREVALGGNLGTPILALEPPAPSRIHVIECSSFQIDLTPSIDPSVGVLLNLSPDHIDRHGTMENYARIKERLIASVQANGTAVVGVDDNLSAAVADRAERAGGSVVRISVRRPLSDGIYLEGERIVLAGGGAVLYSAPLAGIGSLRGTHNAQNAACAFAATRALGIPPETIANALKSFPGLAHRMEEVGRKGNVLFINDSKATNADAAARALASFTDIFWIAGGKAKEGGIADLAGYFPRIKKAYLIGEAAEPFARQIGAVPHVISGTLERALAEAAKDAEASNSAHPVVLLSPACASYDQFPNFEVRGDTFRSLVASMVKSGA, encoded by the coding sequence ATGACTCCCGTCACGACATTCCGGGACCGCACGGTTGCGGTGTTCGGTCTTGGTGCGAGTGGTCTCGCCACCTGCGAAGCCCTGCGTGCCGGCAGCGCGAACGTGATCGCGTGGGACGATACGCCTTCGAGCGTCGCGAAAGCGCAGGCGCGCAACATTCCTACGCAGGATTTGCGCGAAGCAGACTGGAGCGGGATTAGCGCGCTGATCCTTGCGCCGGGCGTGCCGCTGACGCATCCGGTGCCGCACTGGACGGTCGGCCTCGCCCGCAACAACGCCGTCGAGGTGATCGGCGACATCGAGTTGTTTTGCCGCGAGCGTCGCGCGATAGCGCCGCATGCGTCTTTCGTTGCGATCACAGGCACCAACGGCAAATCCACCACCACCGCGCTGATCGCGCACATCCTGCAAAGCGCGGGACGCGAGGTTGCGCTCGGCGGCAATCTCGGCACGCCTATTCTTGCGCTTGAACCTCCCGCGCCGTCGCGCATCCATGTCATCGAGTGTTCTTCGTTCCAGATCGACCTCACGCCGTCGATCGACCCTTCGGTCGGCGTGCTGCTGAATCTTTCGCCCGATCACATCGACCGCCACGGTACGATGGAGAACTACGCGCGCATCAAGGAGCGGCTGATCGCAAGCGTGCAGGCAAACGGTACCGCGGTCGTCGGCGTGGACGATAATCTATCCGCGGCGGTGGCGGATCGTGCGGAGCGGGCAGGTGGCAGCGTGGTTCGCATTTCCGTGCGGCGGCCGCTTTCGGATGGCATCTATCTCGAAGGCGAACGGATCGTGCTGGCGGGCGGCGGCGCCGTGCTCTACTCCGCGCCGCTTGCAGGCATCGGCAGTTTGCGCGGCACGCATAACGCACAGAATGCAGCCTGCGCCTTCGCCGCCACGCGCGCGCTCGGCATTCCCCCGGAAACGATTGCGAACGCGCTCAAATCCTTCCCCGGCCTTGCGCACCGGATGGAAGAAGTCGGCCGCAAGGGCAATGTGCTGTTCATCAACGACTCGAAAGCCACCAATGCCGATGCCGCGGCTCGCGCACTTGCGAGCTTCACCGATATTTTCTGGATCGCGGGCGGCAAGGCGAAGGAGGGCGGCATCGCCGATCTCGCCGGATATTTCCCGCGTATAAAAAAGGCCTATCTGATCGGCGAGGCGGCGGAGCCATTCGCGCGGCAGATCGGCGCGGTTCCGCACGTCATCTCCGGCACACTGGAGCGGGCGCTTGCGGAAGCCGCCAAGGACGCGGAAGCCTCGAATTCCGCGCATCCGGTGGTGCTGCTGTCGCCGGCCTGTGCCTCCTACGACCAGTTCCCGAACTTCGAGGTCCGGGGAGATACGTTCCGTTCACTGGTTGCTTCTATGGTCAAATCCGGGGCTTGA
- a CDS encoding cell division protein FtsW, which yields MVSRAKRTLFGEWWWTVDRTLLGALAAIVFLGIVLLLAASPPLATRLGVDPFYFVNRQAFYLIPAFAVMIGASLLTPRQIRRVALIVFVVSFVLVLLTLFIGAEVKGARRWLSIFGVSLQPSELLKPSFIVLSAWAFSESKRNPEMPSTALAFGSLIAVMILLVRQPDIGQTVLIALAWCALFFVSGLRWVWVGGLIGTALFGFLAAYSTIHHVRKRVDRFLDPASGDTFQIDTAIESFLRGGWLGRGPGEGTVKRILPDGHADFIFAVGAEEFGIVLCLILVALFAFVVIRSLMHAAREEDPFVRLAIVGIAILFALQSSIAMAVNLHLIPSKGMTLPFVSYGGSSLISLAFGMGMLLSLTRKHPRLRAYDEEMPAEGARA from the coding sequence ATGGTTTCGCGCGCGAAACGCACGCTGTTCGGCGAGTGGTGGTGGACGGTGGACCGCACGCTCCTCGGCGCGCTGGCGGCAATCGTATTCCTCGGCATCGTGCTGTTGCTTGCGGCCAGCCCGCCGCTGGCGACGCGCCTCGGCGTCGATCCGTTCTATTTCGTGAACCGGCAGGCGTTCTACCTGATCCCCGCATTCGCGGTGATGATCGGCGCCTCGCTGCTGACACCGCGGCAGATCCGGCGCGTGGCGCTGATCGTGTTCGTGGTCAGCTTCGTGCTGGTGTTGCTGACGCTGTTCATCGGCGCGGAAGTGAAGGGCGCGCGGCGCTGGCTCAGCATCTTCGGCGTGAGCTTGCAGCCGTCCGAACTTCTGAAGCCATCGTTCATCGTGCTTTCCGCATGGGCTTTCTCGGAAAGCAAGCGCAATCCGGAAATGCCGTCCACCGCGCTGGCGTTCGGTTCGCTGATCGCGGTGATGATTTTGCTCGTGCGCCAGCCCGACATCGGCCAGACGGTTTTGATCGCGCTCGCGTGGTGCGCGCTGTTTTTCGTATCGGGCCTGCGCTGGGTGTGGGTCGGCGGGCTGATCGGCACGGCGCTGTTCGGATTTCTCGCGGCCTATTCGACCATTCATCACGTCAGGAAGCGCGTGGATCGCTTCCTCGATCCTGCTTCCGGCGACACCTTCCAGATCGATACCGCGATTGAATCGTTCCTGCGCGGCGGTTGGCTGGGACGCGGGCCGGGCGAAGGCACGGTGAAGCGTATTCTCCCCGACGGTCACGCCGACTTCATCTTCGCGGTCGGCGCGGAGGAATTCGGCATCGTGCTGTGCCTCATCCTCGTTGCGCTGTTCGCTTTCGTGGTGATCCGTTCGCTGATGCATGCCGCGCGCGAGGAAGACCCGTTCGTGCGGCTCGCCATCGTCGGCATCGCGATCCTGTTCGCACTGCAATCCTCGATCGCGATGGCGGTGAACCTGCATCTCATCCCGTCGAAGGGCATGACGCTGCCGTTCGTCTCCTATGGTGGTTCGTCGCTAATCTCGCTCGCCTTCGGCATGGGCATGTTGCTGTCGCTGACGCGCAAGCATCCGCGTTTGCGCGCCTATGACGAGGAAATGCCCGCGGAAGGCGCGCGCGCATGA
- the ftsZ gene encoding cell division protein FtsZ — protein sequence MTINLQMPDIKELKPHITVFGVGGAGGNAVNNMISAGLQGCEFVVANTDAQALVSSKAKRVVQMGPGLGAGSHPEVGKSAAEEAVAEVQDMLQGVHMVFVTAGMGGGTGTGAAPVIARVAKELGILTVGVVTKPFEFEGARRMRSAEQGIEELAKYVDTLIVIPNQNLFRVASKETTFADAFAMADQVLYSGVACITDLMVKEGLINLDFADVRTVMREMGKAMMGTGEASGEQRAMRAAEAAIANPLLDETTMRGAKGLLISITGGRDLTLFEVDEAARRIRDEVDQDANIILGATFDESLEGIVRVSVVATGIDTVAGAAAVRAPAFSNQVRPAPSPSLRATDFRNDTPLQLPLTMQPEPVEDRHHEHYADELPPVEAEIDDVQIRPLPARTPFFQPLFDELDRSRAAQNEEPEADEPYIPEQAERPAYRAARMPRIDELPLPAQNQLRARDAEMADDNSLEKKRMSLLERLASTFNKREDSEADAPAHAEPMAEMINRRPAGRAALEPSPRPAARQEARHEADELEIPAFLRRQA from the coding sequence ATGACGATCAACTTGCAGATGCCGGATATCAAGGAATTGAAGCCGCACATCACCGTGTTCGGCGTCGGCGGTGCTGGCGGTAACGCCGTCAACAACATGATCTCCGCCGGATTGCAGGGTTGCGAATTCGTCGTCGCCAACACCGACGCGCAGGCGCTGGTCTCCTCGAAGGCAAAGCGCGTGGTGCAGATGGGCCCCGGTCTGGGTGCGGGTTCGCATCCGGAAGTCGGCAAGAGCGCCGCTGAAGAAGCGGTCGCCGAAGTGCAGGATATGCTGCAGGGCGTGCACATGGTGTTCGTCACCGCCGGCATGGGCGGCGGCACCGGTACGGGCGCTGCGCCGGTGATCGCGCGCGTTGCGAAAGAACTCGGCATCCTGACGGTCGGCGTCGTTACCAAGCCGTTCGAATTCGAAGGCGCGCGCCGCATGCGCTCGGCCGAACAAGGTATCGAAGAACTTGCGAAGTATGTGGACACGCTCATCGTCATCCCGAACCAGAACCTGTTCCGGGTCGCGAGCAAGGAAACCACCTTCGCCGACGCCTTCGCGATGGCGGACCAGGTGCTCTATTCGGGCGTCGCCTGCATCACCGACCTGATGGTCAAGGAAGGCCTTATCAACCTCGACTTCGCCGACGTGCGCACCGTTATGCGCGAGATGGGCAAGGCGATGATGGGCACTGGCGAAGCCTCCGGCGAACAGCGCGCGATGCGCGCGGCGGAAGCTGCGATCGCCAATCCACTGCTCGACGAAACCACGATGCGCGGCGCGAAGGGCCTGCTGATCTCGATCACCGGCGGCCGCGATCTCACGCTGTTCGAAGTGGACGAGGCCGCGCGCCGCATCCGCGACGAAGTCGATCAGGACGCGAACATCATCCTCGGCGCGACCTTCGACGAAAGCCTGGAAGGCATTGTCCGCGTGTCGGTGGTCGCCACCGGCATCGACACGGTCGCGGGAGCGGCGGCCGTGCGTGCGCCGGCCTTCTCGAACCAGGTCCGTCCCGCGCCGTCGCCGTCGCTGCGCGCGACCGACTTCCGCAACGACACGCCGCTCCAGTTGCCGCTCACCATGCAGCCGGAGCCGGTCGAGGATCGCCACCACGAGCACTACGCCGACGAGCTTCCGCCGGTGGAGGCGGAAATCGACGACGTGCAGATCCGTCCGCTTCCCGCCCGCACTCCGTTCTTCCAGCCGCTGTTCGATGAACTCGACCGCAGCCGCGCCGCGCAGAACGAGGAGCCGGAAGCCGACGAGCCGTACATCCCCGAACAGGCGGAGCGCCCGGCCTATCGTGCCGCCCGCATGCCGCGGATCGACGAACTGCCGCTGCCCGCGCAGAACCAGCTTCGGGCGCGCGATGCCGAAATGGCGGACGACAACTCCCTTGAAAAGAAGCGGATGTCGCTCCTCGAACGGCTGGCCTCGACCTTCAACAAGCGCGAGGACTCCGAGGCCGATGCCCCGGCCCATGCCGAGCCGATGGCCGAAATGATCAACCGGCGTCCGGCGGGCCGGGCGGCCCTTGAGCCGTCGCCGCGTCCGGCGGCCCGCCAGGAAGCCCGCCACGAGGCCGACGAACTGGAAATCCCGGCCTTCCTGCGCCGTCAGGCGTGA
- a CDS encoding D-alanine--D-alanine ligase, translating to MTKHVAVLMGGWSAEREVSLRSGAACAAALEGEGYRVTRVDVDRNVAGTLTKLKPDVAFNVLHGVPGEDGTIQGMLEVLGIPYTHSGVLSSALAMDKGQARIAMQAAGIPVAEGRVVTREEAAKGHVLERPYVLKPVAEGSSVGVFIVTAEHAHPPQELTRSDWKHGERLLAERYIPGMELTCAVMGDEALDVIEIEAATRFYDYEAKYAPGGSRHILPARIKPNIYQNARNLALAAHRALGCRGISRADFRFDNRPDGSGELYCLEVNTQPGMTETSLVPELAAYRGLSFGGLVKWIVEDASLNR from the coding sequence ATGACGAAACACGTCGCGGTACTCATGGGCGGCTGGTCCGCGGAGCGGGAAGTGTCGCTGCGCTCCGGCGCAGCTTGCGCCGCCGCGCTGGAAGGCGAGGGCTATCGCGTCACCCGCGTCGACGTGGATCGCAACGTCGCCGGGACGCTGACGAAGCTGAAACCCGACGTCGCCTTCAACGTGCTGCACGGCGTCCCCGGCGAGGACGGCACCATCCAGGGCATGCTGGAGGTGCTCGGCATCCCGTACACGCATTCCGGCGTGCTCTCTTCGGCGCTGGCAATGGACAAAGGGCAGGCGCGGATCGCGATGCAAGCGGCCGGAATCCCGGTCGCCGAGGGCAGGGTCGTCACCCGCGAGGAAGCGGCGAAGGGTCACGTTCTGGAGCGGCCCTACGTGCTGAAGCCCGTCGCGGAAGGCTCCTCGGTCGGGGTCTTCATCGTGACGGCGGAACACGCCCACCCCCCGCAGGAACTCACCCGGTCAGACTGGAAACACGGGGAAAGGCTGCTGGCAGAGCGCTATATCCCCGGCATGGAACTCACCTGTGCCGTGATGGGGGACGAGGCCCTCGACGTCATCGAGATCGAGGCAGCCACGAGGTTCTACGACTACGAGGCCAAGTACGCCCCCGGCGGTTCCCGCCACATTCTTCCTGCGAGAATTAAACCGAATATTTACCAGAATGCCCGGAATCTGGCCCTCGCGGCGCATCGCGCTCTCGGCTGCCGGGGAATTAGCCGGGCGGATTTCCGTTTTGATAACCGCCCTGACGGTTCAGGCGAACTCTACTGCCTGGAAGTCAACACCCAACCCGGAATGACCGAGACGTCCTTGGTGCCCGAACTGGCCGCCTATCGCGGCCTGTCGTTTGGCGGGTTGGTGAAATGGATCGTGGAGGACGCTTCTCTGAATCGATGA
- the murB gene encoding UDP-N-acetylmuramate dehydrogenase gives MAFPDLLPELAASAPKLRGRLLANQSLAEITWFRVGGPAQVLFTPADEEDLAYFLGCVPNHPVTVIGLGSNLIVRDGGVPGIVVRLARGFNEVKVDGELVVTGTAVPDVKVARAAADASLAGLAFYRGVPGAIGGALRMNAGAYGGETKDALVEARAIDRAGKLHVLSNADMGFSYRHSSPPDDFIFTRAVYRGTPGDAAAIAAEMENITERREATQPIKSRTGGSTFKNPQGHKAWQLIDAAGCRGLVVGDAQVSELHCNFLINRGNATAADVEGLGEEVRRRVKENSGVQLEWEIKRIGVTPDKVPA, from the coding sequence ATGGCGTTTCCCGACCTTCTCCCCGAACTTGCCGCGAGTGCGCCGAAGCTGCGCGGACGCCTGCTCGCGAACCAGTCGCTTGCGGAAATTACATGGTTTCGCGTCGGCGGGCCGGCGCAGGTTTTGTTCACGCCCGCGGACGAGGAAGACCTCGCGTATTTTCTTGGCTGCGTTCCTAACCATCCGGTCACGGTGATCGGCCTTGGTTCGAACCTGATCGTGCGCGACGGCGGCGTGCCGGGGATCGTGGTGCGTCTCGCGCGCGGCTTCAATGAAGTGAAGGTCGATGGCGAGCTTGTCGTCACCGGCACGGCGGTTCCCGATGTGAAGGTCGCGCGCGCCGCGGCCGACGCTTCGCTCGCCGGTCTTGCGTTCTATCGCGGCGTACCGGGCGCGATCGGCGGCGCGCTGCGCATGAACGCGGGCGCGTATGGCGGTGAAACCAAGGATGCGCTGGTTGAAGCCCGCGCCATCGACCGCGCAGGCAAGCTCCATGTGCTTTCCAATGCCGACATGGGATTTTCCTATCGCCATTCTTCGCCGCCCGACGATTTCATTTTCACGCGCGCGGTCTATCGCGGCACGCCCGGCGATGCGGCAGCCATCGCAGCGGAAATGGAGAACATCACCGAGCGGCGCGAGGCGACGCAGCCGATCAAGAGTCGCACTGGCGGTTCCACGTTCAAAAACCCTCAAGGTCATAAAGCGTGGCAATTGATCGACGCCGCCGGTTGTCGCGGACTTGTGGTCGGCGATGCGCAGGTCTCTGAACTGCATTGCAACTTCCTCATCAACCGCGGCAATGCGACTGCCGCGGACGTCGAAGGTCTTGGCGAAGAAGTCCGCCGCCGCGTGAAGGAAAATTCCGGCGTGCAGCTTGAGTGGGAAATCAAGCGAATCGGCGTGACACCCGATAAGGTTCCGGCATGA
- a CDS encoding UDP-N-acetylmuramate--L-alanine ligase, with protein sequence MKLPIKLGTIHFVGIGGIGMSGIAEVLANLGYPVRGSDVAESANVKRLRERGIGVVVGHKAENVEGAEVIVVSSAIKRDNPELMAARAKRVPVVRRAEMLAELMRLKSCIAIAGTHGKTTTTSMVAALLDGGGFDPTVINGGIINAYGTNARIGAGDWMVVEADESDGTFLKLPANIAIVTNVDPEHLDHFGTFDEVKKAFRSFVENVPFYGFAVMCIDHPVVQDMVGTIADRRVITYGENPQADARLVDVKLDGGIAQFGVLFQAREGKREHHIKNLKLPMPGHHNALNATAAIAVAHELGIGDDKIRTALAGFGGVKRRFTKTGEWNGAVIFDDYGHHPVEIAAVLKAARASTQGKVIAVVQPHRYTRLQALFDQFCTCFNDADHVIVAPVYPAGEAPIPGVDRDALAAGLRARGHRDVDALDSPEQLAGKIAALAKKGDYVVLLGAGNITQWAYALPGELAAKK encoded by the coding sequence ATGAAACTTCCCATCAAACTCGGCACGATTCATTTCGTCGGAATCGGCGGTATCGGCATGAGCGGCATCGCCGAGGTGCTGGCGAATCTCGGCTATCCCGTGCGCGGCTCGGATGTAGCCGAAAGCGCCAACGTGAAACGGCTGCGCGAGCGCGGCATCGGCGTCGTGGTCGGCCACAAGGCGGAAAACGTCGAAGGCGCGGAAGTGATCGTGGTTTCTTCCGCGATAAAGCGCGACAATCCGGAACTGATGGCTGCGCGCGCGAAGCGCGTGCCGGTGGTGCGGCGCGCGGAAATGCTCGCCGAATTGATGCGGCTGAAATCCTGCATCGCCATTGCGGGCACGCACGGCAAGACCACGACGACTTCGATGGTCGCGGCGCTGCTCGACGGCGGCGGGTTCGATCCGACCGTCATCAACGGCGGCATCATCAACGCCTACGGAACCAATGCGCGGATCGGCGCGGGCGACTGGATGGTGGTGGAAGCCGACGAATCCGACGGCACGTTCCTGAAGCTGCCCGCGAATATCGCCATCGTCACCAATGTCGATCCGGAACATCTCGATCACTTCGGCACCTTCGACGAAGTGAAGAAGGCGTTCCGTTCGTTCGTGGAGAACGTGCCGTTCTACGGCTTCGCCGTGATGTGCATCGATCATCCCGTGGTGCAGGACATGGTCGGCACCATCGCGGACCGGCGCGTCATCACCTACGGCGAGAACCCGCAGGCGGATGCGCGCCTCGTCGATGTGAAGCTCGACGGCGGCATTGCGCAATTCGGCGTGCTGTTTCAGGCGCGCGAAGGCAAGCGCGAGCATCACATCAAGAACCTGAAACTCCCGATGCCGGGACACCACAACGCATTGAATGCGACGGCTGCAATCGCGGTCGCGCATGAGCTTGGCATCGGCGACGATAAAATCCGTACGGCGCTTGCCGGCTTCGGCGGCGTGAAGCGGCGCTTCACCAAAACCGGCGAGTGGAACGGCGCGGTGATCTTCGACGATTACGGGCATCACCCGGTCGAGATCGCTGCGGTGCTGAAAGCCGCTCGCGCATCTACGCAAGGCAAGGTGATCGCGGTCGTGCAGCCGCACCGCTACACGCGGTTGCAGGCATTGTTCGATCAGTTCTGCACGTGTTTCAACGACGCCGATCATGTGATCGTCGCGCCGGTCTATCCGGCGGGCGAAGCGCCGATTCCCGGCGTGGATCGTGATGCGCTGGCTGCGGGGCTCCGTGCGCGCGGCCACCGCGACGTGGATGCGCTCGATAGTCCAGAACAACTTGCGGGCAAGATCGCCGCGCTCGCGAAGAAGGGCGACTATGTCGTACTGCTTGGCGCGGGCAACATCACGCAGTGGGCCTATGCGTTGCCGGGCGAACTGGCGGCGAAGAAATAA